One Amycolatopsis thermophila DNA segment encodes these proteins:
- a CDS encoding nuclear transport factor 2 family protein yields the protein MTDLPAAVRRMFDATNRGDSEAFLDAFTEDGQVDDWGRTFTGRDELAGWNDRENIGVQAHFDVTGSRTSGDTTTVTLQVSGNGFNGPGTFEFVVRDDRIARLRIR from the coding sequence ATGACGGACCTGCCCGCCGCCGTCCGGCGGATGTTCGACGCCACCAACCGCGGCGACAGCGAGGCGTTCCTCGACGCCTTCACCGAGGACGGTCAGGTCGACGACTGGGGCCGCACCTTCACCGGCCGCGACGAGCTCGCCGGCTGGAACGACCGGGAGAACATCGGCGTCCAGGCCCACTTCGACGTCACCGGCTCCCGGACCAGCGGCGACACCACGACGGTCACGTTGCAGGTCAGCGGCAACGGCTTCAACGGACCGGGGACGTTCGAGTTCGTCGTGCGGGACGACCGCATCGCCCGGCTGCGCATCCGCTGA
- a CDS encoding TetR family transcriptional regulator, translated as MSDESRPAPRPRVGRTTAGRRRLRHALTVAAIEKFSEQGYDATTVDEIASAAGVGRRTFFRYFRSKEDAIFPNHEEVLVRIEQLFASADDRQNPLEVACAGVGLVLDSYLADPDVSVKRFALTRTVPSLRDKEVASVDRYQRVLATYLRARFQAAGDPLWDLRGSVAAAAVAAAHNHVLRRWLRSGGAEDAHAHAKEAFALVIDAFGDTTGPPRDTGDDEAVIAVLKASAPLSEVVRQISRALRSED; from the coding sequence ATGTCCGACGAGTCCCGGCCCGCGCCGCGGCCGCGGGTGGGCAGGACCACCGCGGGCCGCCGGCGGCTGCGCCACGCCCTCACCGTCGCGGCGATCGAGAAGTTCTCGGAGCAGGGGTACGACGCCACGACGGTGGACGAGATCGCCTCGGCCGCCGGGGTCGGCCGGCGCACCTTCTTCCGGTACTTCCGGTCCAAGGAGGACGCGATCTTCCCCAACCACGAGGAGGTCCTGGTCCGCATCGAGCAGCTGTTCGCCAGCGCGGACGACCGGCAGAACCCCCTCGAGGTGGCCTGCGCGGGCGTGGGTCTGGTGCTCGACTCCTACCTCGCCGACCCGGACGTCTCGGTCAAGCGCTTCGCGCTGACCCGCACCGTGCCCTCGTTGCGGGACAAGGAGGTCGCGAGCGTCGACCGCTACCAGCGCGTGCTCGCGACGTACCTGCGCGCGCGGTTCCAGGCGGCCGGCGATCCGCTGTGGGACCTGCGCGGCTCGGTGGCGGCGGCGGCCGTCGCGGCGGCGCACAACCACGTGCTGCGGCGGTGGCTGCGCAGCGGCGGCGCCGAGGACGCCCACGCCCACGCCAAGGAAGCCTTCGCACTGGTCATCGACGCCTTCGGCGACACGACCGGACCCCCGCGGGACACCGGCGACGACGAGGCGGTGATCGCCGTGCTCAAAGCTTCCGCGCCGTTGTCCGAAGTGGTCCGGCAGATCAGCCGGGCGCTGCGGTCCGAGGACTGA
- a CDS encoding FAD-binding oxidoreductase, producing MVEMLTRADDGYDDEVRGFQTAYRHRPAVVVPARDAGDVRRAVVHAAERDLPVAVQATGHGLSVPADGGVLISTRRLTELHVDPVRRTARVGAGVRAGALVEAAAAHGLAPLNGSSPSVGVAGYTLGGGVGLLGRRFGFAADHVRRVEIVTADGLSRCLAPGDELFGAVLGSGGNFGVVTALEVDLVEVPAVFGGQLVFAAPLVPRVLEVWREWTESLREEVTSSVTLVPGPAGRIASVRVASLVHDAGLVAPLRAVGERLSDTVRTMPYAETSSIHRDPDEPHAYRATNHLLRDLAPEALEAVAGVGAVVDIRHLGGAMGRPGPAMVGHRAARYAVRVISGPDDRDVHERVARDLAPWTTGHNLAFLYGGADTASEAQTRAGYEPELYERLATLKARHDPRNLFRFNRNIAPARAAARVG from the coding sequence ATGGTGGAGATGCTCACACGGGCCGACGACGGCTACGACGACGAGGTCCGCGGTTTTCAGACGGCCTACCGGCACCGGCCCGCGGTGGTCGTTCCGGCGCGCGACGCCGGGGACGTCCGGCGTGCGGTCGTCCACGCGGCGGAACGGGACCTGCCCGTCGCGGTGCAGGCGACCGGGCACGGGTTGTCGGTCCCCGCCGACGGCGGGGTTCTCATCAGCACGCGGCGGCTGACGGAACTGCACGTGGATCCGGTGCGCCGGACGGCCCGGGTCGGGGCCGGTGTGCGGGCGGGTGCGCTCGTGGAAGCGGCGGCCGCGCACGGCCTGGCGCCGCTGAATGGGTCGTCGCCGTCGGTCGGGGTGGCCGGGTACACGCTCGGCGGGGGAGTCGGGTTGCTGGGGCGGAGGTTCGGGTTCGCCGCCGACCACGTGCGGCGCGTCGAGATCGTCACCGCGGACGGGCTGTCGCGTTGTCTGGCGCCGGGCGACGAGCTGTTCGGCGCCGTGCTGGGCAGCGGCGGGAACTTCGGGGTCGTGACCGCGCTCGAGGTGGATCTGGTGGAGGTGCCGGCGGTGTTCGGCGGGCAGCTGGTGTTCGCCGCGCCGTTGGTCCCGCGGGTGCTGGAGGTGTGGCGCGAGTGGACGGAGTCGCTGCGGGAGGAGGTGACCTCGTCGGTGACGCTGGTGCCGGGGCCCGCCGGGCGGATCGCGTCGGTGCGGGTGGCGTCGCTGGTGCACGACGCGGGGCTGGTGGCTCCGTTGCGCGCGGTGGGGGAGCGGTTGAGCGACACGGTGCGGACGATGCCGTACGCGGAGACGTCGTCGATCCACCGTGATCCGGACGAGCCGCACGCCTACCGGGCGACGAACCACCTGCTGCGCGACCTGGCGCCGGAAGCGCTGGAGGCCGTGGCCGGGGTCGGTGCGGTGGTCGACATCCGCCACCTGGGCGGTGCGATGGGCCGTCCGGGCCCGGCGATGGTCGGCCACCGGGCGGCGCGCTACGCGGTGCGGGTGATCTCGGGCCCGGACGACCGGGACGTGCACGAGAGGGTCGCGCGGGACCTCGCGCCCTGGACGACGGGCCACAACCTGGCGTTCCTGTACGGCGGCGCCGACACGGCGAGCGAGGCTCAGACCCGGGCGGGTTACGAGCCGGAACTCTACGAGCGCCTGGCCACCCTCAAGGCCCGCCACGATCCGCGCAACCTGTTCCGTTTCAACCGCAACATCGCCCCCGCGCGGGCCGCGGCCCGGGTGGGGTGA